In Atribacteraceae bacterium, the DNA window CCGTGTATGTGATCCATGGGCGGGGGGAAGGAGTTTTGCGGAGGATAACCGAAGACTTTCTCAGGGAGCACCCCCAGGTAGCCTCGTTCCGGTCGGGTACCCCGGAAGAAGGGGGTTTGGGGGTGACGGTGGTGGATCTGAAATAATAATGGACTTTCTCAGGGGTGTTCCCGGCAGGTTGCATTCGGTACAGTACCCGGCCGGAAGGGCATGACGATGGTCTGCGGACAGTTGGGGGAGGGAAGGAGTCCCGTTTCAGCACAGACGCGGATCTCCACAATCGAGTCGGGTTTTGTGAAATCCCGTACCGGCTTGTCCTGATGTGCTTCGGTCATGATCGAAGCGAAAATGGGCGCAGCGATGATTCCCCCGGTCTGGGCTGGCCCCAGCGGAGTGCCGTCGTCGTTACCGATAAAGATTCCACCGACCAGATCCGGGGTAAATCCCACAAACCAGGCGTCGGCAAAGTTTTCGGTCGTTCCGGTTTTTCCACCGGCTGGCCGGTTGATGTTCGCTCGCCGACCGGTACCGCGTTCGATGGTTCCTTGTAACATCCGAGCCATTACATAGGCGGTATCAGCAGAGACAGCCCGGTGGGTTGATGGGGTATTTTCATAAATGGTGTTGCCTTCGAAATCCTCCACTCGGAGGATGGCGATTGGTTCGGCGATTTTACCTTCGTTGGCGAAGGCACTGAAGGCGCGGACCATCTCCAGGAGTGTGACTTCCGAAGTTCCCAGCGCGAGTGACAGATTTTTTTCCAGATGGCTTTCAATCCCCAGGCGCTTAGCATAATTGATGGCCCGGTCAAGGCTGACCGCCTCCAAGAGCTTGATTCCGACGATATTGGTTGAGCGTTCAAGTGCTTCCCGCAAGGTCATTGCTCCTGAAAAAGTCTTTTCATAATTTTGTGGACTCCAACCGTCAGGGAACTCTACTGGCTCATCGATGAAAACGGTGCTGGGGGAAAACCCGCTATCAATGGCCGCAGCGTAAATGAGAGGTTTGAAGGAGGAACCGGGTTGGCGGCGGGCCTGAGTGGTTCGATTGAACTTGCTCTCCCGGTAATCCCGACCGCCGACCATGGCCAAGATCCCCCCGGTATCCGGGTCCATGACCAGTACACCCCCCTGGTGACCGCTTTTCTCAAACTCGCGGACCGCTATGGTCTGGATTTCCGAATCCAGAGTGGTGTGAATTTTGAGCCCCCCGCTGAACACCATTTTTTCGTCGAAGTGACCGAGGAGTTCTCTGAGAATGTGATCGACAAAGTATGGGTTATTCGATCTCCTTTCCCGGAGGCCGGAAAGTACGATCGGGGTTTCCAGGGCCTCTTCCACGTCCCGCGCGCTGATCAGGCCGGACTCGTACATTCTGCGCAAGACCCGCCGCTGCTGCTGTTTGGCCCGTTCAAAGTTGTTGTAGGGGGAAAAGTTGGACGGGGAACGGGGGATGCCGACCATAATGGCGATTTCGGCCAGGTTGAGTTCAGCGAGTTCTTTCCCGAAATAGATCTGGGCGGCGGCTTTCACCCCGTACGCGCCATGTCCGAAATAAATTTCGTTCAGGTAGGCTTCCAGGATTTCGTCTTTAGTATACTGTTTTTCCAGGAAGAAAGCGAGCATGGTCTCCTTGATCTTCCGTCTCCAGATTCGGCGGTGACTGAGAAAGCGGTTCCGGGAAAGCTGCATGGTTATGGTGCTGGCGCCTTCCACGATCCTCAGGTTGACGATGTCCTGCCAGAGTGCACGGGCGATTCCTCGGGGATCGATACCCGGATGAGTATAGAAGTTCTGGTCTTCACTGGCGATAAAAGCGTTCCTGAGGAGAGGCGGAATTTGGGTGAATTCGACATATTGACGGTTTTCGGTGAAGAGCGAGTCGATCAGCGTTCCGTTGCGGTCATAGATCCGGGTGGTAAGCGATGGTTTGTAATTGTCCGATTGCTCGGTTATTTCCTGGATGTCGGCCAGGAAAGCCATAAAAAATAAACTAGTAACGATGAGGCCCGAAAAAAAGCCGACAAACAACCATTTCCCGCTTCCAAGAAAGCGGGATTTCACTTTTATCGTTTGTTTCCTACTCTGTTTTTTCCGTTTGGCTGTGGAATCCATGGCCCTCACATGTTACTATGATACCACTTAATCCGGCGGCGGAAAAGAACCCAGTGGGTGGACAACCCCTGGATTGGCCCTCCGGCATATTTACCGGTGACGTGCCTGCTTCCACCAGGAATGGGAAAGAGTTTGGAGGAAGGTTGAAATGCTTCTAA includes these proteins:
- a CDS encoding penicillin-binding protein 1A produces the protein MKSRFLGSGKWLFVGFFSGLIVTSLFFMAFLADIQEITEQSDNYKPSLTTRIYDRNGTLIDSLFTENRQYVEFTQIPPLLRNAFIASEDQNFYTHPGIDPRGIARALWQDIVNLRIVEGASTITMQLSRNRFLSHRRIWRRKIKETMLAFFLEKQYTKDEILEAYLNEIYFGHGAYGVKAAAQIYFGKELAELNLAEIAIMVGIPRSPSNFSPYNNFERAKQQQRRVLRRMYESGLISARDVEEALETPIVLSGLRERRSNNPYFVDHILRELLGHFDEKMVFSGGLKIHTTLDSEIQTIAVREFEKSGHQGGVLVMDPDTGGILAMVGGRDYRESKFNRTTQARRQPGSSFKPLIYAAAIDSGFSPSTVFIDEPVEFPDGWSPQNYEKTFSGAMTLREALERSTNIVGIKLLEAVSLDRAINYAKRLGIESHLEKNLSLALGTSEVTLLEMVRAFSAFANEGKIAEPIAILRVEDFEGNTIYENTPSTHRAVSADTAYVMARMLQGTIERGTGRRANINRPAGGKTGTTENFADAWFVGFTPDLVGGIFIGNDDGTPLGPAQTGGIIAAPIFASIMTEAHQDKPVRDFTKPDSIVEIRVCAETGLLPSPNCPQTIVMPFRPGTVPNATCREHP